In Nitrospira sp., a single genomic region encodes these proteins:
- a CDS encoding DUF167 domain-containing protein yields the protein MTTPLLCDGKDGAVLTIHLQPKSSHTAWAGKHGNALKIRVAAAPANGEANDALIAFLADEFDVPLRAICIESGVTARRKRLLIRGVSARQLEAHLARYSWWS from the coding sequence ATGACGACCCCGCTACTGTGCGACGGGAAAGACGGTGCGGTCCTGACCATCCATCTGCAGCCGAAATCATCACACACAGCCTGGGCGGGCAAACACGGAAACGCGCTGAAAATCCGTGTGGCCGCCGCTCCCGCGAATGGGGAGGCCAACGATGCGCTCATTGCATTTTTGGCCGACGAGTTCGACGTTCCCTTGCGTGCGATCTGCATCGAATCGGGCGTCACCGCGCGGCGCAAGCGGCTGCTGATCCGCGGTGTGTCCGCCCGGCAGCTTGAGGCCCATCTGGCCCGCTACAGTTGGTGGTCATGA
- a CDS encoding glycine zipper family protein: MNTRQVIVAVSAAALVACAGPKPILYPNAHLQSVGTEAAEADIKDCRQMAESAGADEATGKAGGVAKSTAVGAGIGAASGAVGGAITGSPGLGAAIGAASGATWGFLMGLFTSKSQGNPAYTNFVNRCLQEKGYEVTGWN; encoded by the coding sequence ATGAACACAAGGCAGGTCATTGTGGCGGTCAGTGCCGCCGCACTTGTGGCTTGCGCCGGTCCCAAGCCCATCTTGTATCCCAACGCACATCTGCAGTCGGTCGGGACGGAAGCTGCGGAAGCCGATATCAAGGACTGCAGGCAAATGGCCGAGTCAGCCGGTGCCGACGAGGCAACAGGGAAGGCGGGAGGTGTCGCAAAGAGCACAGCCGTGGGCGCCGGCATCGGCGCCGCCAGCGGCGCCGTCGGAGGCGCCATCACCGGTTCGCCCGGCCTGGGGGCCGCCATCGGCGCAGCGAGCGGAGCCACATGGGGATTCCTCATGGGGCTGTTCACCTCCAAGTCACAGGGCAATCCTGCATACACCAATTTTGTGAACCGCTGTTTGCAGGAGAAAGGCTACGAGGTCACGGGATGGAATTAG
- a CDS encoding ferredoxin-thioredoxin reductase catalytic domain-containing protein, with the protein MAEPTQESLDKMRKYVKGFAEKSGTTMHPNPAVTEAVVKGLAMHVDELGKPLCPCNFYKDKQAEAKLRRWMCACDEMQIYKYCHCLLFVREDGMPITEYLPEGHEGREVYGIVTDPTPDKGRALKHKAVQSSLTPAAEKP; encoded by the coding sequence GTGGCAGAACCGACGCAGGAGAGCCTCGACAAGATGCGGAAATATGTAAAGGGCTTTGCCGAGAAAAGCGGCACGACCATGCATCCCAATCCTGCCGTGACCGAAGCGGTGGTCAAGGGTCTGGCCATGCACGTGGACGAACTTGGGAAGCCGCTGTGCCCCTGCAATTTCTACAAAGACAAGCAGGCCGAAGCCAAACTGCGTCGCTGGATGTGCGCCTGCGACGAGATGCAGATCTACAAATATTGCCACTGCCTGCTGTTCGTGCGAGAGGACGGAATGCCGATCACCGAGTATCTACCGGAAGGTCACGAAGGGCGGGAAGTCTACGGAATCGTCACCGATCCCACGCCGGACAAAGGCCGGGCGCTGAAACACAAAGCGGTTCAATCCTCTCTCACGCCTGCTGCGGAGAAACCTTGA